Proteins encoded by one window of Vitis vinifera cultivar Pinot Noir 40024 chromosome 10, ASM3070453v1:
- the LOC100254898 gene encoding uncharacterized protein LOC100254898 isoform X4, producing MREEVMSSGDAIDPSPAASSAGASSPAVPTNVGSIDWSSHGHGSKAASLSCIGSQQPRTSLSTSAGGSALGSSRTSCRPWERGDLLRRLATFKPSNWFGKPKVASSLACAQRGWINVDVDKIMCESCGAYLSFVSLPSGTPAEVDSAGEAFGKELDTEHKVNCPWRGNSCPESMVQFPPTPQSALIGGYKDRCDGLLQFPSLPIVAASAVEQMRASRGSQIERLLSQSQNFMGGEVDFRSESIPELEASRDGVIYLYSRAQKLISLCGWEPRWLPNVQDCEEHSAQSARNGCSFGPTQAQVHLSLDPGPSKNAVSASAKKDTGKNKMLAVESRCESRSPLLDCSLCGATVRIWDFLTVPRPARFAPNSIDIPDTSKKMALTRGASAASGVSGWVAADDMEKEQTEDRDEVATTNEGKLLPNTDVDLNLTMAGGLSFTQMGRTAMSENMHDADMGRDLMIGQPSGSEVGDRAASYESRGPSSRKRSLEIGASSDDRPHLRMQQADSIEGTVIDRDGDEVTDGRQYSAGPSKRARDSDIFDTYCSPYNRDSSGAGPSHSLGFEIYADANKGVPFRQGSDQVVGISSARDSTRASSVIAMDTIGHSANENSMESVENYPGDIDDVQFPSSSIYGNLDMNDTSEMNYSNQAQQSICFQPAAEVVPGEMGVSSTNDGEEIFNAEIVTAQARDGFSFGISGGSVGMCASHEAEIHGTDISVHRADSVVGDVEPRTEDAENQGQTGESAPGPGLMDEIVPEEMNREDPHGDSQEMLSRSVGRADSGSKIDGSAKAESVESGEKIGQSHKLPQENNNLPSFSCNAIVYSGQETSKKEVTRGGKASLRKDSEDLELDYAAANGIGESNYEEAIEFDPIIHHNQFCPWVNGNVAAAGCSNGGSSSTADIVAHCGWQLTLDALDALRSLGHLPIQTVQSESAASLYKDNHQTPGGKLRGPQSASKSHGQP from the exons ATGAGGGAGGAGGTTATGAGCTCTGGGGATGCTATTGATCCCTCTCCAGCTGCTAG TTCTGCGGGGGCCTCTTCACCTGCTGTTCCGACGAATGTTGGAAGCATAGATTGGTCCAGTCATGGTCATGGCTCCAAAGCTGCTTCTTTATCTTGCATTGGTTCACAACAGCCTCGGACTTCCTTGAGCACAAGTGCTGGTGGTTCTGCTCTTGGGTCATCACGAACTTCATGCAGGCCCTGGGAAAGAGGGGATTTACTAAGGCGCTTGGCTACCTTTAAGCCTTCAAATTGGTTTGGAAAGCCAAAG GTTGCCAGCTCATTGGCTTGTGCTCAGAGAGGTTGGATAAATGTCGATGTTGATAAGATTATGTGTGAATCATGTGGTGCATACTTAAGTTTTGTCTCATTACCATCTGGGACACCTGCTGAAG TTGATAGTGCTGGTGAAGCCTTTGGGAAGGAGCTGGATACTGAGCACAAAGTTAATTGTCCATGGAGAGGAAATAGCTGCCCAGAAAGCATGGTGCAGTTTCCCCCAACTCCTCAGTCAGCCCTGATTGGTGGTTACAAGGACAGATGTGATGGCCTTTTGCAGTTCCCATCTCTTCCTATTGTAGCTGCATCTGCAGTTGAGCAGATGCGGGCTTCTCGTGGCTCACAGATCGAGCGCCTTTTGTCccaatctcaaaattttatggGTGGGGAAGTAGATTTTCGATCTGAGAGTATACCAGAACTTGAAGCCTCCCGAGATGGGGTGATCTATTTATATTCTCGG GCCCAGAAACTTATAAGCCTGTGTGGATGGGAGCCAAGATGGCTTCCAAATGTTCAAGACTGCGAAGAGCATTCTGCTCAATCAGCTAGAAATGGATGTTCTTTTGGCCCTACCCAAGCACAAGTTCATCTTTCACTGGATCCTGGACCGAGCAAGAATGCAGTCTCTGCTTCAGCAAAAAAAGACACTGGAAAGAATAAAATGTTAGCTGTGGAGTCCAGATGTGAATCTAGGTCTCCTTTGTTAGATTGTAGTCTGTGTGGTGCTACTGTCAGAATATGGGATTTCCTTACTGTTCCTCGACCTGCTCGTTTTGCTCCCAACAGCATTGATATTCCTGATACAAGCAAAAAAATGGCATTGACACGTGGGGCAAGTGCAGCCAGTGGAGTCAGTGGCTGGGTCGCTGCTGATGATATGGAGAAAGAACAGACCGAAGATCGTGATGAAGTTGCTACCACTAATGAGGGAAAATTACTCCCAAACACGGATGTTGATTTGAATCTTACAATGGCTGGAGGCTTATCTTTTACTCAGATGGGTAGGACAGCAATGTCTGAAAATATGCATGATGCTGATATGGGAAGGGATCTAATGATAGGACAGCCTTCTGGTAGTGAGGTTGGTGATCGTGCAGCATCATATGAATCACGGGGCCCAAGTTCTCGTAAGCGGAGTTTGGAAATAGGTGCCAGTTCAGATGATAGGCCACACTTAAGGATGCAGCAGGCTGATAGCATTGAAGGAACTGTCATTGATCGTGATGGTGATGAAGTCACAGATGGTAGACAATACTCAGCTGGACCTTCAAAACGTGCTCGTGACTCTGATATATTTGACACATACTGTTCACCATATAATAGAGACTCATCCGGTGCTGGCCCAAGCCATTCATTGGGTTTTGAAATTTATGCAGATGCCAACAAAGGAGTTCCATTTCGACAAGGAAGTGATCAAGTTGTTGGAATTTCATCTGCTAGAGATTCAACACGTGCATCATCTGTTATTGCCATGGATACAATTGGCCACAGTGCAAATGAAAACTCTATGGAAAGTGTTGAAAACTATCCTGGTGATATTGATGATGTTCAGTTCCCTTCTTCTAGCATATATGGTAACCTGGATATGAATGACACATCTGAAATGAATTATAGTAATCAAGCACAGCAGAGCATTTGTTTCCAACCTGCTGCTGAAGTAGTTCCTGGAGAAATGGGGGTCAGCAGTACTAATGATGGTGAAGAAATCTTCAATGCAGAAATTGTGACTGCTCAAGCTAGGGATGGGTTTAGTTTTGGAATTAGTGGAGGAAGTGTTGGGATGTGTGCCAGTCATGAAGCTGAAATTCATGGAACAGATATATCTGTCCATAGAGCAGATAGTGTTGTTGGTGACGTGGAACCAAGAACAGAAGATGCTGAAAATCAGGGTCAGACAGGGGAATCTGCCCCAGGCCCTGGGCTAATGGATGAGATTGTCCCCGAGGAAATGAACAGGGAGGATCCTCATGGTGATAGTCAGGAGATGTTATCTCGATCTGTAGGCAGGGCGGATAGTGGCTCAAAAATTGATGGTTCTGCCAAGGCTGAATCTGTTGAAAGTGGTGAGAAGATTGGTCAAAGCCACAAGTTACCTCAAGAAAACAACAACCTCCCTTCTTTTTCTTGCAATGCCATTGTGTACTCTGGTCAGGAAACATCCAAGAAAGAGGTTACAAGGGGTGGGAAAGCATCACTTAGAAAAGACTCTGAAGACCTAGAGTTAGATTATGCAGCTGCGAATGGGATTG GGGAAAGCAACTATGAAGAAGCTATAGAATTTGATCCAATCATCCATCACAACCAATTCTGCCCTTGGGTGAATGGAAATGTTGCTGCTGCTGGCTGTAGTAATGGTGGTTCCAGTTCCACTGCAGACATTGTTGCCCATTGTGGGTGGCAGCTGACATTAGATGCTTTAGATGCCTTGAGATCACTGGGGCATCTTCCCATCCAAACAGTACAATCGGAGTCAGCAGCATCTTTATACAAG GACAATCACCAAACTCCTGGTGGAAAACTGCGGGGACCCCAATCAGCAAGCAAAAGCCATGGGCAGCCTTGA
- the LOC100254898 gene encoding uncharacterized protein LOC100254898 isoform X3, translating into MREEVISSGGTIDPTPAASSAGASSPAVPTNVGSIDWSSHGHGSKAASLSCIGSQQPRTSLSTSAGGSALGSSRTSCRPWERGDLLRRLATFKPSNWFGKPKVASSLACAQRGWINVDVDKIMCESCGAYLSFVSLPSGTPAEVDSAGEAFGKELDTEHKVNCPWRGNSCPESMVQFPPTPQSALIGGYKDRCDGLLQFPSLPIVAASAVEQMRASRGSQIERLLSQSQNFMGGEVDFRSESIPELEASRDGVIYLYSRAQKLISLCGWEPRWLPNVQDCEEHSAQSARNGCSFGPTQAQVHLSLDPGPSKNAVSASAKKDTGKNKMLAVESRCESRSPLLDCSLCGATVRIWDFLTVPRPARFAPNSIDIPDTSKKMALTRGASAASGVSGWVAADDMEKEQTEDRDEVATTNEGKLLPNTDVDLNLTMAGGLSFTQMGRTAMSENMHDADMGRDLMIGQPSGSEVGDRAASYESRGPSSRKRSLEIGASSDDRPHLRMQQADSIEGTVIDRDGDEVTDGRQYSAGPSKRARDSDIFDTYCSPYNRDSSGAGPSHSLGFEIYADANKGVPFRQGSDQVVGISSARDSTRASSVIAMDTIGHSANENSMESVENYPGDIDDVQFPSSSIYGNLDMNDTSEMNYSNQAQQSICFQPAAEVVPGEMGVSSTNDGEEIFNAEIVTAQARDGFSFGISGGSVGMCASHEAEIHGTDISVHRADSVVGDVEPRTEDAENQGQTGESAPGPGLMDEIVPEEMNREDPHGDSQEMLSRSVGRADSGSKIDGSAKAESVESGEKIGQSHKLPQENNNLPSFSCNAIVYSGQETSKKEVTRGGKASLRKDSEDLELDYAAANGIGESNYEEAIEFDPIIHHNQFCPWVNGNVAAAGCSNGGSSSTADIVAHCGWQLTLDALDALRSLGHLPIQTVQSESAASLYKDNHQTPGGKLRGPQSASKSHGQP; encoded by the exons ATGAGGGAGGAGGTTATCAGCTCCGGCGGCACCATTGATCCCACTCCTGCTGCCAG TTCTGCGGGGGCCTCTTCACCTGCTGTTCCGACGAATGTTGGAAGCATAGATTGGTCCAGTCATGGTCATGGCTCCAAAGCTGCTTCTTTATCTTGCATTGGTTCACAACAGCCTCGGACTTCCTTGAGCACAAGTGCTGGTGGTTCTGCTCTTGGGTCATCACGAACTTCATGCAGGCCCTGGGAAAGAGGGGATTTACTAAGGCGCTTGGCTACCTTTAAGCCTTCAAATTGGTTTGGAAAGCCAAAG GTTGCCAGCTCATTGGCTTGTGCTCAGAGAGGTTGGATAAATGTCGATGTTGATAAGATTATGTGTGAATCATGTGGTGCATACTTAAGTTTTGTCTCATTACCATCTGGGACACCTGCTGAAG TTGATAGTGCTGGTGAAGCCTTTGGGAAGGAGCTGGATACTGAGCACAAAGTTAATTGTCCATGGAGAGGAAATAGCTGCCCAGAAAGCATGGTGCAGTTTCCCCCAACTCCTCAGTCAGCCCTGATTGGTGGTTACAAGGACAGATGTGATGGCCTTTTGCAGTTCCCATCTCTTCCTATTGTAGCTGCATCTGCAGTTGAGCAGATGCGGGCTTCTCGTGGCTCACAGATCGAGCGCCTTTTGTCccaatctcaaaattttatggGTGGGGAAGTAGATTTTCGATCTGAGAGTATACCAGAACTTGAAGCCTCCCGAGATGGGGTGATCTATTTATATTCTCGG GCCCAGAAACTTATAAGCCTGTGTGGATGGGAGCCAAGATGGCTTCCAAATGTTCAAGACTGCGAAGAGCATTCTGCTCAATCAGCTAGAAATGGATGTTCTTTTGGCCCTACCCAAGCACAAGTTCATCTTTCACTGGATCCTGGACCGAGCAAGAATGCAGTCTCTGCTTCAGCAAAAAAAGACACTGGAAAGAATAAAATGTTAGCTGTGGAGTCCAGATGTGAATCTAGGTCTCCTTTGTTAGATTGTAGTCTGTGTGGTGCTACTGTCAGAATATGGGATTTCCTTACTGTTCCTCGACCTGCTCGTTTTGCTCCCAACAGCATTGATATTCCTGATACAAGCAAAAAAATGGCATTGACACGTGGGGCAAGTGCAGCCAGTGGAGTCAGTGGCTGGGTCGCTGCTGATGATATGGAGAAAGAACAGACCGAAGATCGTGATGAAGTTGCTACCACTAATGAGGGAAAATTACTCCCAAACACGGATGTTGATTTGAATCTTACAATGGCTGGAGGCTTATCTTTTACTCAGATGGGTAGGACAGCAATGTCTGAAAATATGCATGATGCTGATATGGGAAGGGATCTAATGATAGGACAGCCTTCTGGTAGTGAGGTTGGTGATCGTGCAGCATCATATGAATCACGGGGCCCAAGTTCTCGTAAGCGGAGTTTGGAAATAGGTGCCAGTTCAGATGATAGGCCACACTTAAGGATGCAGCAGGCTGATAGCATTGAAGGAACTGTCATTGATCGTGATGGTGATGAAGTCACAGATGGTAGACAATACTCAGCTGGACCTTCAAAACGTGCTCGTGACTCTGATATATTTGACACATACTGTTCACCATATAATAGAGACTCATCCGGTGCTGGCCCAAGCCATTCATTGGGTTTTGAAATTTATGCAGATGCCAACAAAGGAGTTCCATTTCGACAAGGAAGTGATCAAGTTGTTGGAATTTCATCTGCTAGAGATTCAACACGTGCATCATCTGTTATTGCCATGGATACAATTGGCCACAGTGCAAATGAAAACTCTATGGAAAGTGTTGAAAACTATCCTGGTGATATTGATGATGTTCAGTTCCCTTCTTCTAGCATATATGGTAACCTGGATATGAATGACACATCTGAAATGAATTATAGTAATCAAGCACAGCAGAGCATTTGTTTCCAACCTGCTGCTGAAGTAGTTCCTGGAGAAATGGGGGTCAGCAGTACTAATGATGGTGAAGAAATCTTCAATGCAGAAATTGTGACTGCTCAAGCTAGGGATGGGTTTAGTTTTGGAATTAGTGGAGGAAGTGTTGGGATGTGTGCCAGTCATGAAGCTGAAATTCATGGAACAGATATATCTGTCCATAGAGCAGATAGTGTTGTTGGTGACGTGGAACCAAGAACAGAAGATGCTGAAAATCAGGGTCAGACAGGGGAATCTGCCCCAGGCCCTGGGCTAATGGATGAGATTGTCCCCGAGGAAATGAACAGGGAGGATCCTCATGGTGATAGTCAGGAGATGTTATCTCGATCTGTAGGCAGGGCGGATAGTGGCTCAAAAATTGATGGTTCTGCCAAGGCTGAATCTGTTGAAAGTGGTGAGAAGATTGGTCAAAGCCACAAGTTACCTCAAGAAAACAACAACCTCCCTTCTTTTTCTTGCAATGCCATTGTGTACTCTGGTCAGGAAACATCCAAGAAAGAGGTTACAAGGGGTGGGAAAGCATCACTTAGAAAAGACTCTGAAGACCTAGAGTTAGATTATGCAGCTGCGAATGGGATTG GGGAAAGCAACTATGAAGAAGCTATAGAATTTGATCCAATCATCCATCACAACCAATTCTGCCCTTGGGTGAATGGAAATGTTGCTGCTGCTGGCTGTAGTAATGGTGGTTCCAGTTCCACTGCAGACATTGTTGCCCATTGTGGGTGGCAGCTGACATTAGATGCTTTAGATGCCTTGAGATCACTGGGGCATCTTCCCATCCAAACAGTACAATCGGAGTCAGCAGCATCTTTATACAAG GACAATCACCAAACTCCTGGTGGAAAACTGCGGGGACCCCAATCAGCAAGCAAAAGCCATGGGCAGCCTTGA
- the LOC100254898 gene encoding uncharacterized protein LOC100254898 isoform X1, with protein MREEVISSGGTIDPTPAASSAGASSPAVPTNVGSIDWSSHGHGSKAASLSCIGSQQPRTSLSTSAGGSALGSSRTSCRPWERGDLLRRLATFKPSNWFGKPKVASSLACAQRGWINVDVDKIMCESCGAYLSFVSLPSGTPAEVDSAGEAFGKELDTEHKVNCPWRGNSCPESMVQFPPTPQSALIGGYKDRCDGLLQFPSLPIVAASAVEQMRASRGSQIERLLSQSQNFMGGEVDFRSESIPELEASRDGVIYLYSRAQKLISLCGWEPRWLPNVQDCEEHSAQSARNGCSFGPTQAQVHLSLDPGPSKNAVSASAKKDTGKNKMLAVESRCESRSPLLDCSLCGATVRIWDFLTVPRPARFAPNSIDIPDTSKKMALTRGASAASGVSGWVAADDMEKEQTEDRDEVATTNEGKLLPNTDVDLNLTMAGGLSFTQMGRTAMSENMHDADMGRDLMIGQPSGSEVGDRAASYESRGPSSRKRSLEIGASSDDRPHLRMQQADSIEGTVIDRDGDEVTDGRQYSAGPSKRARDSDIFDTYCSPYNRDSSGAGPSHSLGFEIYADANKGVPFRQGSDQVVGISSARDSTRASSVIAMDTIGHSANENSMESVENYPGDIDDVQFPSSSIYGNLDMNDTSEMNYSNQAQQSICFQPAAEVVPGEMGVSSTNDGEEIFNAEIVTAQARDGFSFGISGGSVGMCASHEAEIHGTDISVHRADSVVGDVEPRTEDAENQGQTGESAPGPGLMDEIVPEEMNREDPHGDSQEMLSRSVGRADSGSKIDGSAKAESVESGEKIGQSHKLPQENNNLPSFSCNAIVYSGQETSKKEVTRGGKASLRKDSEDLELDYAAANGIGPPKGESNYEEAIEFDPIIHHNQFCPWVNGNVAAAGCSNGGSSSTADIVAHCGWQLTLDALDALRSLGHLPIQTVQSESAASLYKDNHQTPGGKLRGPQSASKSHGQP; from the exons ATGAGGGAGGAGGTTATCAGCTCCGGCGGCACCATTGATCCCACTCCTGCTGCCAG TTCTGCGGGGGCCTCTTCACCTGCTGTTCCGACGAATGTTGGAAGCATAGATTGGTCCAGTCATGGTCATGGCTCCAAAGCTGCTTCTTTATCTTGCATTGGTTCACAACAGCCTCGGACTTCCTTGAGCACAAGTGCTGGTGGTTCTGCTCTTGGGTCATCACGAACTTCATGCAGGCCCTGGGAAAGAGGGGATTTACTAAGGCGCTTGGCTACCTTTAAGCCTTCAAATTGGTTTGGAAAGCCAAAG GTTGCCAGCTCATTGGCTTGTGCTCAGAGAGGTTGGATAAATGTCGATGTTGATAAGATTATGTGTGAATCATGTGGTGCATACTTAAGTTTTGTCTCATTACCATCTGGGACACCTGCTGAAG TTGATAGTGCTGGTGAAGCCTTTGGGAAGGAGCTGGATACTGAGCACAAAGTTAATTGTCCATGGAGAGGAAATAGCTGCCCAGAAAGCATGGTGCAGTTTCCCCCAACTCCTCAGTCAGCCCTGATTGGTGGTTACAAGGACAGATGTGATGGCCTTTTGCAGTTCCCATCTCTTCCTATTGTAGCTGCATCTGCAGTTGAGCAGATGCGGGCTTCTCGTGGCTCACAGATCGAGCGCCTTTTGTCccaatctcaaaattttatggGTGGGGAAGTAGATTTTCGATCTGAGAGTATACCAGAACTTGAAGCCTCCCGAGATGGGGTGATCTATTTATATTCTCGG GCCCAGAAACTTATAAGCCTGTGTGGATGGGAGCCAAGATGGCTTCCAAATGTTCAAGACTGCGAAGAGCATTCTGCTCAATCAGCTAGAAATGGATGTTCTTTTGGCCCTACCCAAGCACAAGTTCATCTTTCACTGGATCCTGGACCGAGCAAGAATGCAGTCTCTGCTTCAGCAAAAAAAGACACTGGAAAGAATAAAATGTTAGCTGTGGAGTCCAGATGTGAATCTAGGTCTCCTTTGTTAGATTGTAGTCTGTGTGGTGCTACTGTCAGAATATGGGATTTCCTTACTGTTCCTCGACCTGCTCGTTTTGCTCCCAACAGCATTGATATTCCTGATACAAGCAAAAAAATGGCATTGACACGTGGGGCAAGTGCAGCCAGTGGAGTCAGTGGCTGGGTCGCTGCTGATGATATGGAGAAAGAACAGACCGAAGATCGTGATGAAGTTGCTACCACTAATGAGGGAAAATTACTCCCAAACACGGATGTTGATTTGAATCTTACAATGGCTGGAGGCTTATCTTTTACTCAGATGGGTAGGACAGCAATGTCTGAAAATATGCATGATGCTGATATGGGAAGGGATCTAATGATAGGACAGCCTTCTGGTAGTGAGGTTGGTGATCGTGCAGCATCATATGAATCACGGGGCCCAAGTTCTCGTAAGCGGAGTTTGGAAATAGGTGCCAGTTCAGATGATAGGCCACACTTAAGGATGCAGCAGGCTGATAGCATTGAAGGAACTGTCATTGATCGTGATGGTGATGAAGTCACAGATGGTAGACAATACTCAGCTGGACCTTCAAAACGTGCTCGTGACTCTGATATATTTGACACATACTGTTCACCATATAATAGAGACTCATCCGGTGCTGGCCCAAGCCATTCATTGGGTTTTGAAATTTATGCAGATGCCAACAAAGGAGTTCCATTTCGACAAGGAAGTGATCAAGTTGTTGGAATTTCATCTGCTAGAGATTCAACACGTGCATCATCTGTTATTGCCATGGATACAATTGGCCACAGTGCAAATGAAAACTCTATGGAAAGTGTTGAAAACTATCCTGGTGATATTGATGATGTTCAGTTCCCTTCTTCTAGCATATATGGTAACCTGGATATGAATGACACATCTGAAATGAATTATAGTAATCAAGCACAGCAGAGCATTTGTTTCCAACCTGCTGCTGAAGTAGTTCCTGGAGAAATGGGGGTCAGCAGTACTAATGATGGTGAAGAAATCTTCAATGCAGAAATTGTGACTGCTCAAGCTAGGGATGGGTTTAGTTTTGGAATTAGTGGAGGAAGTGTTGGGATGTGTGCCAGTCATGAAGCTGAAATTCATGGAACAGATATATCTGTCCATAGAGCAGATAGTGTTGTTGGTGACGTGGAACCAAGAACAGAAGATGCTGAAAATCAGGGTCAGACAGGGGAATCTGCCCCAGGCCCTGGGCTAATGGATGAGATTGTCCCCGAGGAAATGAACAGGGAGGATCCTCATGGTGATAGTCAGGAGATGTTATCTCGATCTGTAGGCAGGGCGGATAGTGGCTCAAAAATTGATGGTTCTGCCAAGGCTGAATCTGTTGAAAGTGGTGAGAAGATTGGTCAAAGCCACAAGTTACCTCAAGAAAACAACAACCTCCCTTCTTTTTCTTGCAATGCCATTGTGTACTCTGGTCAGGAAACATCCAAGAAAGAGGTTACAAGGGGTGGGAAAGCATCACTTAGAAAAGACTCTGAAGACCTAGAGTTAGATTATGCAGCTGCGAATGGGATTG GTCCACCAAAAGGGGAAAGCAACTATGAAGAAGCTATAGAATTTGATCCAATCATCCATCACAACCAATTCTGCCCTTGGGTGAATGGAAATGTTGCTGCTGCTGGCTGTAGTAATGGTGGTTCCAGTTCCACTGCAGACATTGTTGCCCATTGTGGGTGGCAGCTGACATTAGATGCTTTAGATGCCTTGAGATCACTGGGGCATCTTCCCATCCAAACAGTACAATCGGAGTCAGCAGCATCTTTATACAAG GACAATCACCAAACTCCTGGTGGAAAACTGCGGGGACCCCAATCAGCAAGCAAAAGCCATGGGCAGCCTTGA